From the genome of Candidatus Buchananbacteria bacterium, one region includes:
- the sufC gene encoding Fe-S cluster assembly ATPase SufC, with protein sequence MATVVKKNLVIKRLRAGVDGKEILHQLDLVIKPGKVVALMGPNGSGKSTLAQVLMGNGDYQVLGGQVLWQGKNILKLKPDERAKLGLFMSFQYPYELSGINMYEFLSTSFAAIHGEKKHRVEFENRLYQSLKILQLSETYLNRSVNEGFSGGEKKKSEILQLLLLNPKIAILDETDSGLDIDALKLIAKSINGLRSATKGFLVITHYQRLLNYLKPDEVWVMLGGKIVKQGPVNLVKVLEKKGYDWLKS encoded by the coding sequence ATGGCAACTGTTGTGAAAAAAAATTTAGTAATAAAAAGGTTACGTGCCGGGGTTGATGGGAAAGAAATTTTGCATCAGCTTGATTTGGTTATTAAACCGGGCAAAGTTGTTGCATTAATGGGCCCTAATGGTTCTGGCAAATCTACATTGGCGCAGGTGTTAATGGGTAATGGTGATTATCAAGTGTTGGGTGGGCAAGTGTTGTGGCAGGGTAAAAACATATTAAAACTTAAGCCTGACGAGCGTGCCAAGTTGGGGCTATTTATGTCATTTCAGTACCCCTATGAGCTTTCAGGCATTAATATGTATGAATTTTTATCAACTTCTTTTGCGGCAATTCATGGAGAAAAAAAACATCGCGTGGAATTTGAAAACAGGCTGTACCAATCGCTAAAAATTTTGCAGTTGTCTGAAACCTATTTGAATCGCTCAGTCAACGAGGGGTTTAGCGGCGGCGAAAAAAAGAAATCAGAAATTTTGCAGCTGTTACTCTTGAATCCCAAGATTGCCATTTTAGACGAAACTGATTCCGGCCTGGACATTGATGCTTTGAAGCTGATTGCTAAAAGTATCAATGGCTTGCGCTCGGCAACAAAGGGTTTTTTAGTCATTACTCATTATCAGCGTTTACTTAATTATCTTAAGCCTGACGAAGTGTGGGTGATGTTAGGCGGTAAAATTGTCAAACAGGGACCAGTAAATTTGGTCAAGGTTCTGGAAAAAAAAGGGTATGACTGGCTTAAGTCATAA
- the sufB gene encoding Fe-S cluster assembly protein SufB, whose translation MPSKTVNINQTKYTFRDRQQYIFKTPKGLTPEVVREISRQHSEPPWLLDLRLRALEIFLQKPMPTWGLDLSQINFDEITYYIRPSEKQSNTWKEVPKYIKTTFDRLGVPQAERKFLAGVGAQYESEIIYHNLKKQWADLGVVFCDMSEAANLYPDLVKKHFGTVVPADDNKFAALNTATWSGGSFIYVPKGVEVDLPLQAYFRINAPSMGQFERTLIIVDEGASVHYIEGCTAPMYSKDSLHAAVVEMVALPNARVRYTTIQNWSTNVYNLVTKRAVAYENALVEWVDGNLGSKMTMKYPAVYLRGRRAKADILSIAFAGKGQQQDAGGKVFHFASDTSSKIVSKSISKDGGRAAYRGLVYVDKNADHCKVKVNCDALILDEKSRSDTYPTMKIRNKKVSIEHEATVSKINEGQLFYLMSRGLTRQEAERMVVAGFLEIFAKELPLEYAVELNRLIEMEMEGSVG comes from the coding sequence ATGCCATCTAAGACGGTTAATATTAATCAAACTAAATATACTTTTCGGGATCGCCAGCAATATATTTTTAAGACACCCAAGGGTTTGACGCCGGAAGTGGTGAGAGAAATCTCACGCCAGCATTCCGAGCCGCCTTGGTTATTGGATTTGCGATTGCGGGCGCTAGAGATTTTTTTGCAAAAGCCGATGCCGACTTGGGGGCTTGATTTGTCACAGATAAATTTTGACGAGATTACCTACTATATCAGACCGTCGGAAAAACAATCAAACACCTGGAAAGAAGTTCCTAAGTATATCAAGACGACTTTTGACCGGCTCGGCGTGCCGCAAGCGGAACGAAAATTTTTGGCCGGTGTCGGCGCTCAATACGAATCGGAAATTATTTATCATAACTTAAAAAAACAGTGGGCCGATTTGGGCGTGGTATTTTGTGATATGTCTGAAGCTGCTAATCTGTATCCCGATTTGGTCAAAAAACATTTTGGCACGGTCGTGCCGGCCGATGACAATAAATTTGCGGCGTTAAACACTGCCACGTGGTCGGGCGGGTCGTTTATTTATGTGCCCAAGGGTGTTGAAGTTGATTTGCCATTACAGGCTTATTTTCGGATTAATGCGCCGTCAATGGGGCAGTTTGAACGGACATTAATTATTGTTGACGAGGGCGCCAGTGTTCACTACATTGAGGGCTGTACCGCGCCAATGTATTCTAAAGATTCTTTGCATGCGGCCGTGGTGGAAATGGTGGCGCTGCCAAATGCGCGCGTTCGCTATACTACTATCCAAAATTGGTCGACTAATGTGTATAACCTGGTTACGAAGCGCGCTGTGGCGTATGAGAATGCGCTGGTAGAATGGGTGGACGGTAATCTTGGTTCAAAAATGACGATGAAATATCCGGCCGTGTACCTTCGGGGACGACGAGCGAAGGCGGATATTTTATCAATTGCGTTTGCCGGCAAGGGTCAGCAACAGGATGCCGGGGGGAAAGTCTTTCATTTTGCATCGGATACTTCGTCTAAGATCGTATCTAAATCAATTTCTAAAGACGGTGGACGGGCGGCGTATCGTGGCTTAGTTTACGTTGATAAAAATGCTGATCATTGTAAAGTCAAAGTGAATTGTGACGCCTTGATTTTAGATGAAAAATCTAGATCCGACACTTATCCGACGATGAAGATTAGAAATAAAAAAGTAAGCATTGAACACGAAGCAACCGTATCTAAAATAAACGAAGGTCAATTGTTTTATTTAATGTCTCGCGGTTTGACGCGCCAGGAAGCTGAGCGCATGGTTGTGGCCGGCTTTTTGGAAATTTTTGCTAAAGAGTTGCCACTTGAATATGCGGTTGAATTAAATCGTCTCATTGAAATGGAGATGGAGGGAAGCGTCGGATAG
- a CDS encoding SufD family Fe-S cluster assembly protein, with the protein MRKPSVQQLIKKQTGLMPGADQIFEIKAKPGAVVYLASLNLDFNKEIFLAVSNKNITIIDDHGLVTKKSRALRLNILTGFDSNVDYVITSPGVDSYQAFYQFYPGEDASLNCYALGKFQDENYHLTLAINQHSSGSIGNIICAFDFKNQSRTSVSLINNHQGRDTVGDIKFRGLGRDAAKALIEGMISIGKKGSNTNSYLQQDVLLVSPTASIDAKPNLEILNNEVKASHGATLASFDPSVLFYLESRGLDERQAQQLIINGFFNSLIAKVDNKIIIKQFKEFWPTV; encoded by the coding sequence ATGAGAAAGCCATCAGTTCAGCAATTAATTAAAAAACAAACCGGTCTTATGCCAGGTGCCGATCAAATTTTTGAAATTAAGGCCAAACCGGGAGCAGTTGTTTATTTAGCTAGTTTAAATTTAGATTTTAATAAGGAAATTTTTTTAGCGGTCAGTAATAAGAATATTACCATTATTGACGATCACGGCCTTGTAACTAAAAAAAGCCGAGCGTTGCGACTTAATATTTTGACTGGTTTTGACAGCAACGTTGATTATGTTATCACTAGTCCGGGGGTTGATTCGTATCAGGCGTTTTATCAGTTTTATCCGGGCGAAGACGCCAGTTTGAATTGCTATGCCTTAGGTAAATTTCAGGACGAAAATTATCATTTGACTTTGGCGATCAATCAGCATTCATCCGGCAGTATTGGTAATATTATTTGTGCTTTTGATTTTAAAAATCAGTCGCGAACAAGCGTTAGTTTAATTAATAATCATCAGGGCCGCGACACGGTTGGTGATATCAAATTTAGAGGGCTTGGTCGTGATGCGGCCAAGGCGTTGATTGAAGGAATGATCAGTATTGGTAAAAAGGGGAGTAACACTAATTCTTATCTGCAGCAGGATGTGTTGTTGGTTTCGCCGACAGCAAGCATTGATGCTAAGCCGAATTTAGAAATTTTAAATAATGAAGTCAAAGCTTCGCATGGTGCAACGTTAGCTAGCTTTGATCCGTCGGTGTTGTTTTATCTGGAAAGCCGCGGACTGGATGAGCGCCAAGCCCAGCAGTTGATTATTAATGGTTTTTTTAATTCGTTGATTGCCAAAGTTGATAACAAAATTATCATTAAACAGTTTAAAGAATTTTGGCCAACAGTATGA
- a CDS encoding cysteine desulfurase has protein sequence MSIKNIKKDFTIFAKHKNLVYLDSASTSQKPLVVIEAESEWYKNYHANINRGAYRLSEAATGLYEMTRSRVARFINAEAPNTVVFTKGATEGINLVAWAWARHNLQKGDVILLTEMEHHANIVPWQMLAQEHGLELRFWPITATGELAISDLASLFKGVKLLALTHASNVLGTVNPVEKIVKLASQQGIKVLVDSAQAAGHFKIDVKKINPDFLVFSAHKMFGPTGVGVLYIKPDRHSEFVPYQTGGDMVREVTKTKTTFEKIPTMLEAGTQALAQVFSFGKAIEYLQKINIEVVAKYNQELINHAWQELSKIKAVTIYGPKDRISLISFTVKDIHPHDLATLLDRHGIAVRAGHHCAMPLHQALGVNATVRISLQIYNDKKDIDLFIKALKEIILQWSTHIAKK, from the coding sequence ATGTCTATAAAAAATATTAAAAAGGATTTTACCATTTTTGCTAAACATAAAAATTTGGTTTATTTAGATTCGGCTTCAACCAGCCAAAAACCGTTAGTGGTGATTGAAGCTGAAAGCGAGTGGTACAAAAATTATCATGCCAATATTAACCGCGGCGCCTATCGGCTGAGCGAAGCGGCGACGGGACTATACGAAATGACAAGGTCTCGCGTGGCGAGGTTTATTAATGCAGAGGCGCCAAATACAGTTGTTTTTACCAAAGGTGCCACAGAAGGGATTAACTTAGTCGCTTGGGCGTGGGCCAGACACAATTTACAAAAAGGAGATGTGATTTTACTTACGGAAATGGAACACCATGCCAATATAGTGCCCTGGCAAATGTTGGCTCAGGAGCACGGATTGGAATTAAGATTTTGGCCGATCACCGCAACAGGCGAATTGGCAATTAGTGATCTAGCTTCATTGTTTAAAGGGGTAAAGTTGTTGGCATTAACCCATGCTTCAAATGTTTTAGGAACCGTTAACCCGGTTGAAAAAATTGTTAAGTTAGCCAGTCAACAGGGGATTAAAGTTTTAGTTGATTCGGCGCAGGCGGCAGGTCACTTCAAAATTGACGTTAAAAAAATTAATCCGGACTTTTTGGTTTTTTCGGCCCATAAGATGTTTGGGCCAACTGGTGTCGGCGTGCTGTATATCAAACCAGATCGACACAGTGAATTTGTGCCATACCAAACCGGCGGAGATATGGTGCGGGAAGTAACCAAAACCAAAACAACCTTTGAAAAAATTCCGACAATGCTTGAGGCCGGTACCCAGGCCCTGGCCCAGGTTTTTAGTTTTGGTAAAGCTATTGAATATTTGCAGAAAATTAACATTGAAGTTGTCGCCAAATATAATCAGGAGCTTATTAACCATGCCTGGCAAGAATTATCTAAAATTAAGGCAGTGACAATCTATGGCCCGAAGGATCGGATTAGTTTGATTAGTTTTACCGTGAAAGATATTCATCCGCACGATTTAGCAACTCTGTTGGATCGCCATGGTATTGCTGTTCGGGCCGGACATCATTGCGCGATGCCGCTTCATCAGGCGTTGGGGGTTAACGCGACTGTCAGAATTAGTTTGCAAATTTATAACGATAAAAAAGATATTGATTTGTTTATCAAAGCGCTTAAAGAAATTATTTTACAATGGTCTACCCATATCGCCAAAAAATAA
- a CDS encoding iron-sulfur cluster assembly scaffold protein yields the protein MVYPYRQKIMELYRRPLNYGTVAKPTKKFKGANPFCGDALEIFVVLDQDQKIKTVKWQGQGCVISQVAASVLTEMIKGKTLAAAQKIESQVLIDHLDLELSPTRRKCALLPLYTIKEIQD from the coding sequence ATGGTCTACCCATATCGCCAAAAAATAATGGAGTTGTATCGCCGACCGCTCAATTACGGCACGGTGGCAAAGCCAACTAAAAAATTTAAAGGCGCAAATCCCTTTTGTGGTGACGCATTAGAAATTTTTGTTGTGCTTGACCAGGATCAAAAAATCAAAACGGTAAAATGGCAAGGTCAGGGTTGTGTGATCTCACAAGTGGCTGCCTCCGTTTTGACGGAAATGATTAAGGGTAAGACTTTGGCGGCAGCGCAAAAAATTGAGTCGCAAGTGTTGATTGATCACCTGGATTTGGAATTGTCGCCGACCAGACGTAAATGTGCTTTGTTGCCGTTATACACCATTAAGGAAATCCAAGATTGA
- a CDS encoding replication-associated recombination protein A, with protein sequence MDLFDHKLAKDLSQKAPLADRLRPQTLSDFIGQKDVVGEGKLLRSAIESDEIPSMIFWGPPGTGKSTLARIIAKLTKSEFMQLSAVSSGVKEFREIVKVASDRRKFNGKRTILFIDEIHRWNKAQQDGLLPYVEQGLITLIGATTENPSFEVVSALLSRCRVFVLKQLTEHDLEIIIERGIKEGFGELKIKADETIIRYLANLASGDARVALNALEFAVTSTKPENGKVVLSREVIRESLQKSSFLYDKDGEQHYNIISALHKSVRGGDADAALYWLSRMLESGEDPLYVARRLVRMAVEDIGLADPHALEQAVACYQGCHFIGMPECDVILAQCVVYLARAKKSVEVYQAYGKVKQDVKETMDQPVPLHLRNAPTKLMKDLAYGKGYKYSPDYDWQESQDYLPESLKDKKYLDS encoded by the coding sequence ATGGACTTATTTGATCACAAATTAGCTAAAGATCTCAGCCAAAAAGCTCCTTTGGCTGATCGGCTTAGGCCGCAAACGTTGAGTGATTTTATTGGTCAAAAAGATGTCGTTGGTGAAGGCAAATTATTACGATCAGCCATTGAGTCTGACGAAATTCCTTCCATGATTTTTTGGGGACCGCCAGGGACTGGTAAAAGTACCCTGGCGCGCATTATCGCTAAGCTGACCAAGTCAGAATTCATGCAATTGTCAGCGGTGAGTTCCGGTGTTAAAGAATTTCGGGAAATTGTTAAAGTCGCCTCCGACCGGCGTAAGTTTAATGGCAAACGAACCATTTTATTTATTGATGAGATTCACCGTTGGAATAAAGCCCAGCAGGATGGACTTTTGCCATACGTTGAGCAGGGCCTTATCACCTTAATCGGTGCTACTACTGAAAATCCAAGTTTTGAAGTTGTTTCAGCTTTACTTTCGCGTTGTCGTGTTTTCGTTTTGAAACAATTAACCGAGCATGATTTGGAAATAATTATTGAACGGGGGATTAAAGAAGGTTTTGGTGAATTAAAAATTAAAGCGGATGAAACCATTATTCGTTATTTGGCGAACCTCGCCAGCGGTGACGCCCGGGTGGCATTAAACGCTTTAGAATTTGCCGTGACTTCAACCAAGCCGGAAAACGGTAAGGTGGTGTTAAGTCGAGAGGTAATCAGAGAGTCTTTGCAGAAGTCCAGTTTTTTATATGATAAAGACGGTGAACAGCATTACAATATTATTTCAGCACTTCATAAATCAGTTCGCGGCGGCGACGCGGACGCGGCGTTATATTGGCTGAGTCGGATGCTGGAGTCGGGCGAAGACCCGCTGTATGTCGCCAGGCGCTTGGTGCGCATGGCGGTTGAGGATATCGGCCTGGCTGATCCGCACGCCTTGGAACAGGCGGTGGCTTGCTATCAGGGCTGTCATTTTATTGGTATGCCGGAGTGCGACGTGATTTTGGCGCAGTGTGTGGTATACCTAGCGCGGGCCAAAAAATCAGTGGAGGTATACCAGGCGTATGGCAAAGTAAAACAAGACGTCAAGGAAACAATGGACCAGCCGGTGCCGCTTCATTTGCGCAACGCGCCGACAAAGTTAATGAAAGACTTAGCGTATGGCAAAGGCTATAAGTATTCACCCGATTATGATTGGCAGGAATCGCAGGACTATTTACCGGAGAGTTTGAAAGATAAAAAATATTTAGATTCTTAA
- a CDS encoding NUDIX domain-containing protein, whose product MVREKTIGFIIFRRQGKSVRYLLLHHGGDYWNFPKGRQEAGEDEVTSARRELEEETGITAINIIPDFRDEYDYDFDTEIRSGVKERIYKKAIFFMAQAETDEVKISDEHIDHGWFDYDTALKRLFFQNGQNLLKRAHKFLLNKQDFVL is encoded by the coding sequence ATGGTTCGAGAAAAAACAATTGGATTTATTATTTTTCGCCGCCAAGGAAAATCGGTTCGCTATTTGCTGCTACATCATGGAGGTGATTATTGGAATTTTCCTAAAGGGCGTCAAGAAGCCGGAGAGGATGAAGTTACTTCGGCCAGGCGCGAGCTTGAAGAAGAAACTGGTATAACTGCCATTAACATCATTCCAGATTTTCGTGACGAGTATGATTACGATTTTGATACGGAAATCAGATCGGGGGTTAAAGAACGAATATATAAGAAAGCAATTTTTTTTATGGCCCAAGCCGAAACCGACGAAGTAAAAATTTCTGATGAGCATATTGATCACGGGTGGTTTGATTATGACACGGCGTTAAAACGGTTGTTTTTCCAAAATGGCCAAAACTTGTTAAAGCGCGCGCATAAGTTCCTTTTAAATAAACAGGATTTTGTGTTATAA
- a CDS encoding PilT/PilU family type 4a pilus ATPase: protein MDIKKYFNEALRRKASDLHLVAGNKPTLRIDGILDVLDKENLDPAELEIATFSLMKESEIEFYKKHKELDFALDIAGGHFRVNVHQQEGQIGLAARVIPENIPSPKDIYFDETIYRFSHLNQGLILVTGPSGSGKSTTLAVLINLINKERKAHIITIEDPIEFIFHEEQSIIEQRELGRDTHSFQEALKRALRQDPNVIMVGEMRDPETISATLTAAETGHLVLSTLHTNNAAETIERIVDTFPAHRQQQILMQLASTLRAVICQQMMPKRGGGVVVAREILINTPAIANLIREDKIAHIPSAMQTGRSEGMVTMRSSIKKLFEQGLIEEQVYVNRTGSSETLSTYY from the coding sequence ATGGACATAAAGAAATACTTTAATGAGGCGTTGCGGCGCAAAGCGTCCGATCTTCATCTGGTGGCCGGAAATAAGCCAACCCTGCGGATAGACGGCATTCTTGATGTTTTAGATAAAGAAAACCTTGATCCGGCAGAATTGGAAATTGCCACTTTTTCTTTGATGAAAGAAAGTGAGATTGAGTTTTATAAAAAACACAAAGAACTTGATTTTGCTTTAGATATCGCCGGCGGACACTTCCGCGTAAACGTTCACCAACAAGAAGGGCAAATCGGTTTGGCCGCCCGCGTGATTCCGGAAAACATCCCAAGTCCCAAAGACATTTATTTTGATGAAACGATTTATCGCTTCAGTCACCTAAACCAGGGGCTCATTTTAGTTACCGGTCCGTCTGGTTCTGGTAAATCAACTACTTTGGCGGTTTTAATCAACCTGATTAATAAAGAGCGCAAAGCCCATATTATCACCATTGAAGACCCGATTGAATTTATTTTCCACGAAGAACAAAGTATTATTGAACAGCGCGAGCTGGGGCGCGATACGCATTCTTTCCAGGAAGCATTGAAGCGAGCATTGCGTCAGGATCCAAACGTGATCATGGTAGGTGAAATGCGCGACCCGGAAACTATCTCTGCGACGCTCACCGCGGCGGAAACCGGCCACTTGGTATTATCAACTTTGCACACCAATAATGCGGCGGAAACCATTGAACGCATTGTTGATACTTTTCCGGCCCATCGCCAGCAGCAGATTTTAATGCAGCTTGCCTCAACATTGCGCGCGGTCATCTGCCAACAGATGATGCCCAAGCGCGGCGGCGGGGTCGTTGTCGCCCGGGAGATTTTGATTAATACGCCGGCGATTGCCAACCTGATTCGGGAAGATAAAATCGCTCACATTCCGTCGGCAATGCAGACCGGCCGTAGCGAAGGCATGGTGACGATGCGTTCATCAATCAAGAAACTTTTTGAGCAGGGGCTCATCGAAGAACAAGTGTACGTTAATCGTACCGGCAGTTCGGAAACCCTAAGCACCTATTATTAA
- a CDS encoding type II secretion system protein, with amino-acid sequence MNKQRGLTLIELMVVILIIVFIATVATIAVKNARTKTRDTKRIYDIQQYAKAIRLYAQENQGQYPLENGYLGRNDAVNTDLSKYLPNLPSDPSDKGGTTGSDYYYYYVANNICNGITHPTVHVQNIETSQADFNNNGCPEGLGGSENGYANAADYLIVID; translated from the coding sequence ATGAATAAGCAGCGAGGTTTAACTTTAATTGAATTAATGGTTGTTATTTTGATTATTGTTTTTATTGCCACTGTCGCGACGATTGCCGTTAAAAATGCTCGGACTAAAACCCGAGACACTAAGCGAATTTATGATATTCAGCAGTATGCCAAAGCAATCCGGCTATATGCTCAGGAAAACCAGGGCCAGTACCCGCTTGAAAACGGTTATTTAGGGCGTAATGATGCTGTTAACACCGACCTGTCAAAATATCTTCCAAATTTGCCGTCTGACCCGTCTGACAAAGGGGGGACTACTGGCAGTGATTATTATTACTACTACGTTGCAAATAATATTTGCAATGGCATTACCCACCCAACAGTCCATGTTCAGAATATTGAAACTTCGCAGGCGGATTTCAATAATAACGGCTGCCCTGAAGGTTTAGGTGGCAGTGAAAACGGTTACGCCAATGCCGCTGATTACCTTATTGTGATAGATTAG
- a CDS encoding serine protease has protein sequence MIKKILDKKNSQISQVVILSMIFGFGSGVVGQIVADVYIDPWRQDYITQGIYDNTTDVPEIPQLRRVERFLGIEQDFEVNKSITKVNSALVGIYKKKAVSGQAALNQVYTAADLVANGVALTSDGWLATHQKALADFDLKNLVVIFNHQLFEVKQMVQDETTGVAFIKISADNLGIVTLGDSRESTLGQLGVVTNVLGEVTVVNVKDNDYRQLSTPQEYVFSSERYDYSLLISKGLDSNYLGSPVVNLGGEVIGIVYEIRDDGQALAVPINQFKSIILDVLRSNTVNRPLLGVMYVDLSKVVGLNVANGKDLSRGALIYQSPNRNTPAFSAGFKEGDIILSIDGQLVDENSNLTELIQQYQVGDEVSIEYLRSGVTATVDVVLSAAVQ, from the coding sequence ATGATTAAAAAGATTTTAGACAAAAAGAATAGTCAGATTTCTCAGGTGGTTATTTTATCCATGATTTTTGGCTTTGGTTCAGGGGTAGTCGGCCAGATTGTGGCGGATGTTTATATTGATCCGTGGCGGCAGGATTATATCACGCAAGGTATTTATGACAATACGACTGATGTACCCGAGATTCCGCAACTGCGTCGCGTGGAACGATTCTTGGGTATTGAGCAGGATTTTGAAGTCAATAAATCAATTACAAAAGTTAATTCCGCATTAGTCGGAATTTATAAAAAGAAAGCGGTTTCTGGACAGGCAGCCCTAAATCAAGTGTATACGGCCGCTGACTTGGTGGCTAATGGCGTGGCATTGACCAGTGATGGTTGGCTTGCAACCCATCAAAAAGCCTTGGCGGACTTTGATTTAAAGAATTTAGTAGTCATATTCAACCATCAGTTGTTTGAGGTGAAACAAATGGTGCAGGACGAAACCACCGGTGTCGCATTTATTAAAATTTCCGCTGACAACTTGGGCATTGTTACTCTCGGAGATTCGCGAGAGTCCACTCTTGGTCAGCTGGGGGTTGTGACTAATGTTTTGGGCGAAGTGACGGTGGTTAACGTTAAAGACAACGATTATCGTCAGTTAAGCACTCCTCAAGAGTATGTCTTTTCGTCCGAGCGCTATGATTACTCGCTGTTGATTTCCAAGGGGCTTGATAGCAATTATTTAGGTAGCCCGGTGGTAAATTTGGGCGGAGAAGTAATTGGCATTGTTTATGAAATACGAGACGATGGCCAGGCTTTGGCAGTGCCAATCAACCAGTTTAAATCAATTATTCTCGATGTGCTGCGCAGTAATACCGTTAACCGGCCGCTCTTGGGCGTGATGTATGTTGATTTAAGCAAGGTGGTTGGGTTGAATGTTGCCAATGGCAAAGATTTGAGTCGCGGAGCTTTGATTTACCAATCGCCGAACCGCAATACGCCGGCATTTTCAGCCGGATTTAAGGAAGGCGATATTATTTTGAGTATTGATGGTCAGTTGGTTGACGAGAACAGTAATTTGACGGAATTGATTCAGCAATATCAAGTTGGTGATGAAGTCAGCATTGAATATCTAAGAAGTGGCGTTACAGCCACAGTTGATGTAGTCTTATCAGCGGCAGTGCAGTAG
- a CDS encoding adenylosuccinate synthetase, protein MGKPGYGGVWIVRDPIFGDNGKARVVDHLTADPRVQAVFRWQGGDNAGHSVVFGNTEIDLHAIPAGVIRCLERPVMSVMGRGMVINPQRVLAEIERLRAKGIPVSPDNLLISEGAQLTLSFHMALEAAREAGAGKKGTTKKAISQTYGFARMYQGVRLGHLRNMDQFVRQVTPALDYTNAILTGCFGQEPISIDQVVAEVEACREQILAYAGNEIPYLNSILNQEGVILGEGAQAGMLDHDLGIYPYGTASNTWPGSIQSGVGVDPSWITEDYVVIKAYITRVGPHGLTAPMPERLATLIRERGHEYGVTTKRPRDIGWCDNMIGEFCATVGRGTKLVINKVDVLTNIHPLMVCTEYRAGGQVVDFFPTVVEDLDHITPVLTEFAGWTQDITGVTTWADLPENAQRYLEAISRPYQIPLTMVGTGPERSQIITL, encoded by the coding sequence GTGGGTAAACCAGGTTACGGTGGCGTTTGGATCGTGCGCGATCCGATTTTTGGCGACAACGGCAAGGCCCGCGTTGTTGACCACTTAACCGCCGACCCAAGGGTCCAGGCGGTGTTTCGTTGGCAGGGCGGCGATAATGCCGGCCACAGTGTTGTTTTTGGTAACACCGAAATTGATCTTCATGCTATTCCGGCAGGTGTTATTCGCTGTCTGGAACGGCCCGTAATGAGCGTTATGGGCCGCGGCATGGTGATTAATCCGCAACGCGTACTTGCAGAAATTGAGCGCTTACGCGCCAAAGGCATTCCAGTTAGCCCGGACAATCTCCTGATCTCTGAAGGCGCACAACTCACTTTGTCGTTTCATATGGCATTGGAAGCTGCGCGCGAAGCTGGAGCCGGGAAAAAAGGCACCACCAAAAAGGCGATTAGCCAGACCTACGGATTTGCCCGGATGTATCAAGGCGTTCGCCTCGGCCATCTGCGCAACATGGACCAATTCGTCAGGCAAGTCACTCCGGCGCTTGACTATACCAACGCGATTCTGACCGGTTGCTTTGGACAAGAACCAATCAGCATCGATCAAGTCGTAGCAGAAGTGGAAGCATGCCGCGAACAGATTCTGGCGTATGCCGGAAACGAAATCCCCTACCTGAACAGTATTCTCAATCAAGAGGGCGTCATCCTCGGCGAAGGTGCGCAGGCTGGTATGCTGGACCACGACTTAGGGATCTATCCCTACGGCACGGCTTCCAACACTTGGCCGGGATCAATTCAATCCGGAGTCGGTGTTGACCCAAGCTGGATTACCGAAGATTACGTCGTCATCAAGGCATACATCACTCGTGTTGGACCACACGGACTCACGGCGCCAATGCCCGAAAGGCTTGCAACGCTGATTCGCGAACGCGGCCACGAATACGGTGTCACTACCAAGCGGCCGCGCGACATTGGCTGGTGTGACAACATGATCGGCGAATTCTGCGCTACGGTTGGCCGCGGCACAAAACTGGTCATCAATAAGGTAGATGTCTTGACCAACATCCACCCGCTGATGGTTTGCACCGAATATCGAGCCGGCGGCCAAGTGGTTGATTTTTTCCCGACAGTCGTGGAAGACCTGGACCACATCACCCCGGTACTTACCGAATTTGCCGGCTGGACTCAAGATATCACCGGCGTCACCACTTGGGCAGACTTGCCCGAAAACGCTCAACGATATCTGGAGGCAATCAGTCGGCCGTACCAGATACCGCTAACCATGGTTGGCACCGGACCCGAACGAAGCCAAATTATCACCCTCTAA